The following proteins are co-located in the Maridesulfovibrio sp. genome:
- the flgK gene encoding flagellar hook-associated protein FlgK — MSLSNAMYIGQKAINNAQISIENASNNIANAETEGYQRTDTVYDSSCNISVGGNSIGTGADIIAVQANWDSFIEKQYLSASAQLTSSEAQYDYLSQMDTIFNQSEDEGLASTLDEFLSAWSELASDPDSLAERTSLLSEAETLIYSLTSTSSELQEMSNTVESEIVDQVATANELIDSIALLNKKIAADSDNTELISSRDQAIRELDELVGVEVISSSDGQTKIYTETGQPLVEGTETHSLVYSGSRSTESLQPGSAYDGEISYSGTSSEEILIEFVSSGPDGTAQFKVSLDGGETWEKDSNGNTLLYTADDADNSVTIAGVEISFSGATADHTAGDRYTVVAKTGLYWESDSGGLVNITPMTDSSGDDVSNRTTGGSIAGLFKVRDDYIEPTIDELDDYASALIWEVNSAHSQGAGTEHHSAVEGTYAVDDQTAALSNSGLDYEDEIEAGSFSIYTYDADGNLASNASITIDPSTDSLDDVVTQINTAFSGSLTASVNSDGELEIQAVGDTTFEFSDDTSGFLAATGINTFFTGSSASDISINSYVTESSSHVNAGAVADDGTVSSGNNLVAEAINDLTNESVSIGEGSSLQSATLSEFLAATVAEVGSAASKVETQVACDTASAELYAEQQESVSGVNIDEELINLTIYQQQYQAACQILSVTQEMFETVLGIM; from the coding sequence ATGAGTTTAAGCAACGCAATGTACATAGGGCAGAAGGCTATCAACAATGCCCAGATCTCTATTGAGAATGCCAGTAACAATATTGCCAATGCCGAGACCGAGGGATACCAGCGTACAGATACGGTCTATGACAGCAGTTGCAATATCAGTGTCGGCGGCAACAGTATCGGCACCGGTGCAGATATTATTGCTGTTCAGGCCAACTGGGACAGCTTTATTGAGAAGCAGTACCTTTCGGCCTCGGCACAGCTGACTTCAAGCGAAGCTCAGTACGACTACCTTTCCCAAATGGATACCATATTCAACCAGAGTGAGGATGAGGGTCTTGCTTCAACATTGGACGAGTTTCTCAGCGCATGGAGCGAGTTGGCTTCAGACCCTGATTCACTGGCTGAGAGAACCTCACTGTTAAGCGAAGCTGAGACCCTTATCTATTCTCTGACCTCAACTTCGTCCGAGCTTCAGGAAATGTCGAACACAGTTGAATCTGAAATCGTTGATCAGGTTGCAACTGCAAATGAGTTGATTGATTCAATTGCGCTTCTCAATAAAAAAATTGCTGCGGATTCAGATAATACAGAACTCATCTCCAGCCGGGATCAGGCCATCCGGGAACTCGATGAACTCGTCGGGGTTGAGGTTATCAGTTCCAGTGACGGACAGACCAAAATCTATACCGAAACCGGACAGCCTCTGGTTGAGGGCACTGAAACACATTCACTGGTTTACAGTGGGTCACGTTCTACTGAATCACTGCAGCCCGGTTCTGCCTATGACGGAGAAATAAGCTATTCCGGAACTTCCAGTGAAGAAATCCTGATCGAATTTGTGTCATCCGGCCCGGACGGGACCGCCCAGTTCAAGGTCTCACTTGATGGCGGGGAAACTTGGGAAAAAGACTCCAACGGTAACACTCTGCTTTATACAGCCGATGATGCTGACAATTCTGTAACCATAGCCGGGGTGGAGATTTCCTTTTCCGGTGCCACTGCGGACCACACAGCCGGTGACCGCTACACAGTAGTAGCCAAGACCGGGCTGTACTGGGAAAGCGATTCCGGCGGGCTGGTCAACATAACTCCCATGACTGATTCAAGTGGTGATGATGTTTCCAACAGAACTACCGGCGGTAGTATCGCGGGTTTGTTCAAGGTCCGTGACGATTACATAGAACCGACTATTGATGAACTTGACGATTATGCTTCTGCCCTGATCTGGGAAGTGAACTCTGCACACTCACAGGGCGCTGGAACCGAACACCATTCAGCTGTGGAAGGCACTTATGCTGTGGATGACCAGACTGCAGCGCTTTCAAATAGCGGTTTGGACTATGAAGATGAGATCGAGGCCGGATCTTTTTCCATCTATACCTATGATGCTGATGGAAATCTTGCCTCTAACGCATCTATTACTATCGATCCTTCCACAGATTCTCTCGATGATGTTGTTACTCAGATAAATACTGCTTTTTCCGGCTCACTGACAGCTTCGGTGAATTCTGACGGAGAGCTGGAGATTCAGGCTGTCGGTGATACTACTTTTGAATTTTCGGACGATACTTCCGGTTTTTTGGCAGCAACAGGCATAAATACATTTTTTACCGGTAGTTCAGCTTCAGACATATCGATCAATTCGTATGTTACGGAAAGTTCGTCCCATGTAAATGCCGGGGCGGTAGCTGATGACGGAACGGTTTCGTCCGGGAACAATTTAGTTGCCGAAGCCATAAACGATTTGACGAACGAGTCCGTATCAATAGGTGAGGGGAGTAGTCTCCAGAGCGCGACTCTTTCAGAATTTCTTGCAGCGACTGTTGCCGAAGTCGGTTCCGCAGCTTCAAAGGTGGAAACTCAAGTTGCCTGCGATACTGCTTCAGCCGAGCTATACGCTGAGCAGCAGGAGTCGGTCAGCGGGGTCAACATTGATGAGGAATTGATAAATCTGACCATATATCAGCAGCAATATCAGGCTGCGTGTCAGATCCTTTCAGTCACTCAGGAAATGTTCGAGACTGTTCTGGGTATTATGTAA
- a CDS encoding flagellar hook protein FlgE, with amino-acid sequence MGITSSLYTGISGLNVNSQATSVVSNNLANSSTIGFKGSTTVFEDLFYSSITTGSGGDQVGNGAGVATVNTDYTQGSYEDSSISTNVALNGDGYFIVVDPDTNTTYYTRAGNFDFDKDGYLVDTYGNQVQGWEVENGTASGSLTTIQLDQSQSPPKATSEVSVTLNLNSQSTDEAVTANPYTSLFELYDGTDDPPLDDSQYSYSTTLTIYDENGSAHDLTFYMDPVDVDADGNIVWEYVAATDASDDMRTGSGGTALNTTSGAGLAMTGTLTFNSEGQLVSMTSFTLASNAAAADSKLASSWELADFSDSGLPEVNLNFTGSSDGQDVAISFGMSSDNNTWDTSGGIDSLDDITAATSYSDLPSFSDYTLENSATTSYSDSSSATYTVSQDGYATGSLESVTVDENGIIIGNYSNSQSIELYQLALADFTNQDGLEAEGSNLFRATTDSGEAIIGTAGSAGFGSVVSNALEASNVDLASQMTELIIIQSSYQANSKVVTTTDELIQTAIGLKR; translated from the coding sequence ATGGGTATCACCAGTTCATTGTATACCGGAATTTCAGGACTTAATGTTAACTCTCAGGCAACATCAGTTGTTTCAAACAACCTTGCAAACTCAAGTACTATCGGTTTCAAGGGTTCCACAACCGTATTCGAAGATCTTTTCTATTCTTCAATTACCACCGGAAGCGGCGGTGATCAGGTTGGTAACGGAGCCGGAGTTGCAACAGTCAACACTGATTATACTCAGGGGTCTTATGAGGACTCAAGTATTTCCACCAACGTGGCTCTTAACGGAGACGGATATTTTATCGTAGTCGACCCGGATACCAACACCACATACTACACCCGTGCCGGGAACTTTGATTTCGATAAGGATGGTTACCTCGTGGACACTTACGGGAATCAGGTTCAGGGCTGGGAAGTCGAAAATGGAACAGCTTCCGGTTCATTGACCACCATTCAATTGGACCAGTCTCAGTCACCGCCAAAAGCAACTTCTGAAGTAAGCGTTACCCTGAATCTGAACTCTCAGAGCACAGATGAAGCTGTAACTGCAAATCCGTACACTTCGCTGTTCGAACTTTACGACGGTACCGATGATCCGCCGCTTGATGATTCTCAGTACAGCTATTCCACCACTCTGACTATCTATGATGAAAACGGTTCGGCTCATGACCTTACCTTTTATATGGACCCGGTGGATGTAGACGCTGATGGTAATATTGTCTGGGAATATGTTGCCGCAACAGATGCATCAGATGACATGCGTACCGGTTCCGGTGGAACAGCCCTGAATACAACCAGTGGTGCGGGACTGGCAATGACCGGTACTCTGACCTTTAACTCTGAAGGGCAGTTGGTCTCCATGACTTCCTTCACTCTCGCCAGCAACGCGGCCGCAGCGGATTCCAAACTCGCATCAAGTTGGGAGTTGGCAGATTTCAGCGATTCCGGTCTTCCTGAGGTTAATCTCAACTTCACCGGCAGTAGTGACGGGCAGGATGTCGCAATCAGTTTCGGTATGTCCAGTGATAACAATACCTGGGATACCAGCGGCGGTATTGACAGCCTTGACGATATCACGGCTGCAACCAGCTATTCCGATCTACCTTCATTCAGTGACTATACTCTGGAGAACAGTGCCACCACCAGTTACAGCGACAGTTCTTCCGCAACCTATACTGTTTCGCAGGACGGTTATGCCACCGGTTCACTTGAGTCTGTCACTGTTGATGAAAACGGCATTATCATCGGTAATTACTCCAACAGCCAGTCTATTGAACTCTACCAGCTTGCTTTAGCTGACTTTACCAATCAGGACGGTCTCGAAGCTGAAGGCAGCAACCTCTTCCGCGCAACCACTGATTCAGGTGAAGCTATTATCGGTACCGCCGGTTCAGCCGGGTTCGGTTCAGTTGTTTCGAATGCACTTGAAGCATCCAACGTCGACCTTGCTTCACAGATGACCGAGTTGATCATCATCCAGTCTTCGTATCAGGCCAACAGTAAGGTCGTTACCACCACTGATGAGTTGATTCAGACCGCCATCGGATTGAAGAGATAG
- a CDS encoding flagellar hook capping FlgD N-terminal domain-containing protein, with the protein MTTAISSYTSTDTTTTATTTTSSDNTSLDQVDFLTLLTTQLEYQDPTNPVDNSEMINQMTSYAMLDEDVNQNENLETIINQLDSLAALSTSSYVGKEVMAEGGFITVEDGEVSDITVKVEEDASVIGLNIYDSDGNIVNTVYMTDVEAGETEISGSALSAQADLDTDGTYTVEAFGYDEDDSALDVTLLSAGTVISVQQDSGDTVLTLDDGREVSITDVSLIS; encoded by the coding sequence ATGACCACAGCAATCAGCAGCTACACCAGCACTGACACAACTACCACCGCAACCACTACGACCTCCAGTGACAATACTTCTCTGGATCAGGTGGACTTCCTGACCCTGCTGACAACCCAGCTTGAATATCAGGACCCCACCAACCCGGTAGATAACTCTGAAATGATCAACCAGATGACCAGCTACGCCATGCTGGATGAAGACGTTAACCAGAACGAAAACCTTGAAACGATCATCAACCAGCTGGATTCCCTGGCTGCCCTCAGTACCTCCAGTTACGTGGGCAAGGAAGTAATGGCTGAAGGTGGATTTATTACCGTGGAAGATGGTGAAGTTTCCGACATTACCGTCAAGGTCGAAGAGGATGCATCTGTTATCGGACTTAACATTTACGATTCAGACGGAAACATCGTGAACACGGTTTACATGACCGATGTTGAAGCTGGTGAAACAGAAATTTCCGGTTCTGCTCTCAGTGCCCAGGCCGACTTGGATACTGACGGAACTTATACGGTGGAGGCCTTTGGTTATGACGAGGACGATTCCGCTCTTGATGTGACCCTCCTGTCCGCAGGCACTGTCATCTCAGTGCAGCAGGATTCCGGAGATACAGTTCTGACACTTGATGACGGGCGTGAAGTCTCAATCACTGATGTCAGCCTGATTTCTTAA
- a CDS encoding sigma-70 family RNA polymerase sigma factor, with amino-acid sequence MNTYIEHKYEYISEREISCFFNENINFIKNVVSKFVFSKYSGATRNDVDEVCQEVALKIIKNDYISRYSSEKSSINTWLYIISRSVAVDYMRKNNRIYINIDDLEDFAEQKNEKIDFNFPEEILSNRQKEVVRMIFWEDLKAVEVAEQLGITSRTVRCIKHQAIQKLRRYFSAATKRRVVS; translated from the coding sequence ATGAATACTTACATTGAACATAAATACGAATATATTTCTGAAAGAGAAATAAGTTGTTTTTTTAATGAAAATATTAATTTTATTAAAAATGTAGTCAGTAAGTTTGTATTTTCTAAATATTCAGGCGCTACTAGAAATGATGTTGATGAAGTGTGTCAGGAAGTAGCGTTGAAAATAATAAAAAATGATTACATATCTCGATACTCCTCTGAAAAAAGTTCCATAAATACTTGGTTATATATCATAAGCCGTTCTGTTGCAGTTGATTATATGAGAAAAAATAATCGTATATATATTAATATAGATGATCTTGAAGATTTTGCAGAACAGAAAAATGAAAAAATAGATTTTAATTTTCCCGAAGAGATATTGTCTAACAGACAAAAAGAAGTCGTAAGGATGATTTTTTGGGAAGATTTAAAGGCTGTTGAAGTAGCGGAACAGTTGGGTATCACCTCCCGTACAGTACGCTGCATCAAGCATCAGGCAATCCAAAAACTCCGCCGCTACTTTTCAGCGGCCACTAAGAGGAGGGTCGTATCATGA
- a CDS encoding flagellin, with translation MSLVINNNTVANATARHLNDAYSALSSSTEKMSSGLRINSAADDAAGLAVRELMRSDVSTLQQGVRNANDGISMIQTADGALSVVDEKLIRMKELAEQAATGTYTSAQRALIDQEYQAMASEITRIASATDFNGIYLLNGNVSGDNAVTIHFGTGNDSAEDKYDVEIGTCTASALGIGNQSAEGAGFAVSTQEAAQASLAALDAAITSKDKIRANLGALENRLEATISNLEIQGENLQAAESQISDVDVATEMTNYSKQQIITQSAVSMLAQANSLPQMALSLIG, from the coding sequence ATGTCATTAGTAATCAATAACAATACCGTTGCAAATGCTACCGCTCGCCATCTTAATGATGCATACAGCGCCCTCAGTTCTTCTACTGAAAAGATGTCTTCCGGTTTGCGCATCAACTCTGCAGCAGATGATGCCGCAGGTCTTGCTGTCCGCGAACTTATGCGTTCAGATGTTTCGACTCTGCAGCAGGGTGTGCGAAATGCCAATGACGGTATTTCCATGATCCAGACTGCGGACGGAGCTCTCAGCGTTGTGGATGAAAAGCTCATCCGTATGAAGGAGCTGGCAGAGCAAGCCGCAACCGGTACCTACACATCAGCTCAGCGTGCTTTGATTGACCAGGAATATCAGGCAATGGCTTCTGAGATCACCCGAATTGCCAGCGCTACCGATTTCAACGGTATTTATCTGCTTAATGGTAATGTCTCCGGAGATAATGCTGTTACCATTCACTTCGGAACTGGTAACGATAGCGCAGAAGACAAGTATGATGTGGAAATCGGTACCTGCACCGCATCAGCTCTCGGTATCGGTAACCAGAGTGCAGAAGGTGCCGGATTCGCAGTATCAACTCAGGAGGCTGCACAGGCTTCTCTGGCTGCCCTTGATGCAGCCATTACGTCCAAGGATAAGATCAGGGCGAACCTCGGTGCTCTTGAAAACAGACTTGAGGCAACCATTTCCAACCTTGAGATTCAGGGTGAAAACCTGCAGGCCGCAGAATCCCAGATCTCAGATGTGGATGTCGCAACCGAGATGACCAATTACTCCAAGCAGCAGATTATTACCCAGTCTGCGGTTTCAATGCTTGCTCAGGCAAACTCTCTGCCTCAGATGGCTCTGTCACTCATCGGCTAG
- a CDS encoding response regulator transcription factor, translating to MNKILLIDDDPEMGELLSTYLDGEGYSLHHKCTAKEGLKVFGSDDYDLILLDIVLPDISGLNVLEKIRLDSTVPVIMLTGKGDEVDRVVGLEMGADDYICKPFPLRELLARMRASLRRCSMTQQSHSITPSSRGKLKVGELDINLDSHAIMVKGIETHFTAAEFSIIEHLAASCGKLIERDQLMEIALGRSADFDDYVLNVHMSNLRRKIGDSVSIKTIRGRGYMMTSRTQA from the coding sequence ATGAACAAGATACTTCTTATCGATGACGACCCGGAGATGGGGGAGCTTTTATCCACCTATCTGGACGGCGAGGGGTACAGCCTGCATCACAAATGTACTGCAAAGGAAGGACTTAAAGTCTTCGGCAGCGATGACTACGACCTCATCCTGCTGGACATTGTTCTGCCTGATATCAGCGGGCTTAATGTGCTGGAAAAAATCCGGCTGGACTCAACAGTTCCGGTAATCATGCTTACCGGTAAGGGAGATGAAGTTGACAGGGTGGTCGGCCTTGAGATGGGTGCTGACGACTACATATGCAAACCCTTTCCCCTACGCGAGCTGCTGGCCCGCATGCGCGCCTCCCTGCGTCGCTGCTCCATGACCCAGCAATCCCACAGCATCACCCCCAGTTCACGAGGCAAGCTCAAAGTCGGGGAACTTGATATCAACCTTGATTCCCACGCCATTATGGTCAAAGGAATCGAAACCCACTTCACCGCGGCCGAATTCAGCATCATTGAACATCTGGCCGCCAGTTGCGGAAAACTTATTGAACGTGACCAACTCATGGAAATCGCACTCGGCAGGAGCGCCGACTTTGATGACTATGTACTCAACGTGCACATGAGCAACCTGCGCCGTAAAATCGGTGATTCCGTCTCAATTAAAACCATCCGCGGTCGCGGGTATATGATGACCTCGAGGACTCAGGCTTAA
- a CDS encoding TonB-dependent receptor plug domain-containing protein gives MIRLRLAIIALSLIILAMVAGTAPSFAEDKDVSAELENLDLEDLLQVEMVSPSERKQSLENIAGSYTILTEEDIKHSGAKTVPEALRTVPGVVVTRTDTDKWAIGVRGFSGTFNSKQLILVDNRPITSPYFNGVIWSSQDLPVQMIKRIEIIRGPWTSLWGSESFNGVINIITKSAAEMQGTQSVTTVGTDGVSQFIRKGGHISENATMAVYAKGGYEPGKNYRIRERTEKGSTDWATGSGGFRTDWLNAYTDQFSLQGQISGSTISEYAPPGNPFSANKDKEDYSGYTQLLWDRKTGVKSGMQFRTSYTRSFITVADMENISNSVDSEFIYSNEQFEDHFLTFGLGGKYFWNSFKQGEHVQVENDSIYRLDFSGFAKDRITLIDDKLFLTLGLKLDYSGDSELAPQPTARLLYMEDDEEYWLALSYANRKPSYWIREGNYRVRVKDKEYTVDFDGNLENEKLSTIEAGYRKLFSETLKLDLSLYLNNYDQMVTFSFDDTTNTATPVSGLCGISYGTEIALDWQPYSFLTLRPSIDISNQDFQNIPPGIPGFSPPLNTPLYSIKFQALIDIADDWELDLFTSYINSMDDKDLSTGFGFDARLAWQAREDLSVELIGNYLLTNIDEGNYSPTEPSCTLRLTWDF, from the coding sequence ATGATCCGGTTGCGGTTGGCAATTATTGCCCTCTCTCTCATTATTCTGGCCATGGTGGCCGGTACCGCACCAAGTTTTGCAGAAGACAAGGATGTCTCTGCTGAGCTGGAAAATCTCGACCTTGAAGACCTGTTGCAGGTCGAAATGGTCTCCCCCTCCGAGCGCAAGCAATCCCTTGAAAATATAGCAGGCTCATACACCATCCTCACCGAAGAGGACATCAAGCACAGTGGAGCCAAAACAGTTCCTGAAGCTCTGCGGACTGTTCCCGGCGTGGTTGTAACACGTACCGATACAGACAAATGGGCTATTGGCGTAAGGGGATTTTCAGGCACATTCAACAGCAAGCAACTCATCCTTGTCGACAACAGACCTATTACCTCCCCGTATTTTAACGGAGTTATCTGGTCCAGCCAGGATCTCCCCGTCCAGATGATTAAACGGATTGAAATCATTCGCGGTCCGTGGACCAGTCTCTGGGGTTCAGAATCATTTAACGGTGTAATCAACATCATAACCAAATCCGCTGCAGAAATGCAGGGAACCCAGAGCGTAACAACTGTCGGAACAGATGGTGTAAGCCAGTTCATCCGTAAAGGCGGACACATTTCCGAAAATGCGACTATGGCTGTATATGCCAAAGGCGGGTATGAACCGGGCAAGAATTACCGTATCAGAGAACGTACGGAAAAAGGCTCTACCGACTGGGCCACTGGTTCAGGAGGATTCCGCACAGACTGGCTTAATGCCTACACAGACCAGTTTTCTTTACAAGGCCAGATTTCAGGCTCAACAATTTCGGAATACGCTCCCCCGGGCAACCCCTTTTCCGCCAACAAAGATAAAGAAGATTACAGCGGCTATACGCAGCTGCTCTGGGACAGAAAAACCGGAGTAAAATCCGGAATGCAGTTCCGTACATCCTACACCAGATCTTTCATCACAGTTGCGGACATGGAGAACATATCCAATTCTGTTGACTCAGAATTCATATATTCCAACGAACAGTTTGAAGACCATTTCCTGACCTTCGGGCTGGGCGGAAAATATTTTTGGAATTCATTCAAGCAGGGAGAACATGTTCAGGTAGAAAACGACAGTATCTACCGGCTTGATTTCAGTGGATTCGCCAAAGACCGCATAACTCTGATCGACGATAAGCTTTTCCTGACCCTCGGTTTGAAACTGGATTATTCCGGTGACAGTGAACTGGCGCCGCAACCAACTGCACGTCTCCTGTACATGGAAGACGATGAAGAATACTGGCTGGCACTTTCCTATGCCAACCGCAAGCCAAGCTACTGGATTCGTGAAGGCAACTACCGGGTCAGAGTCAAAGACAAAGAATACACTGTCGATTTCGATGGAAACCTTGAGAACGAAAAACTGTCCACTATTGAAGCCGGGTACCGTAAGCTTTTCAGCGAAACCCTGAAGCTGGATCTTTCCCTGTACCTGAACAACTACGACCAGATGGTCACCTTCAGTTTTGATGACACCACAAATACCGCCACCCCCGTGAGCGGACTGTGCGGTATTTCTTACGGAACCGAAATTGCCCTTGACTGGCAGCCTTATTCATTCCTGACCCTGCGACCTTCAATCGACATTTCCAATCAGGATTTCCAGAATATCCCTCCCGGAATTCCCGGTTTTTCACCTCCGTTGAATACTCCGCTGTACAGCATAAAATTTCAGGCCCTGATCGACATTGCCGACGACTGGGAACTGGACCTGTTCACTTCATATATCAACAGCATGGATGACAAGGACCTTTCCACCGGATTCGGATTTGATGCCCGACTGGCATGGCAGGCACGTGAAGACCTGTCCGTAGAACTCATCGGCAACTACCTGTTGACCAATATTGACGAAGGTAACTATTCACCGACTGAACCGTCCTGCACGCTGAGGCTGACATGGGACTTCTAA
- a CDS encoding YfiR family protein: MGLLKNHKILAITIATLFMVCFITELTAHAGPKTGIQRHIKVTQPQLQALFIKKITKYVLGPDKRRIIADRPVTVAAIAPKKISRFFKNQDKFRLVSWPDEDFKVLFIDVDNPRIIAAVLNQVRGKPVLTIGQSPDFLRMGGMINLVESGSRFKLQVNICAAREAGLTISSKLLKLSEIYCGDTPQ, from the coding sequence ATGGGACTTCTAAAAAACCATAAAATACTGGCAATTACAATTGCCACTCTTTTTATGGTATGTTTCATAACCGAACTGACTGCTCATGCCGGCCCGAAAACAGGAATACAGCGCCATATCAAGGTTACCCAGCCGCAATTACAGGCTTTATTCATAAAGAAAATTACAAAATATGTACTTGGCCCGGACAAACGAAGAATCATTGCAGATCGTCCGGTCACCGTAGCTGCGATCGCTCCGAAGAAGATTTCCCGATTCTTCAAAAATCAGGATAAATTCAGACTGGTAAGCTGGCCGGATGAAGATTTCAAAGTCCTGTTTATTGATGTGGACAATCCGCGCATAATCGCTGCAGTGCTCAACCAAGTCAGGGGCAAGCCGGTTCTGACCATCGGCCAAAGCCCTGACTTTCTGCGCATGGGCGGCATGATCAACCTTGTCGAATCAGGTTCACGCTTCAAGCTGCAGGTCAATATCTGTGCAGCACGTGAAGCGGGACTGACCATCAGTTCCAAGTTGCTGAAATTATCTGAAATTTATTGCGGAGACACACCACAATGA
- a CDS encoding ATP-binding protein has product MKKYRNSIGRKVGLAILGTTIAAVVISLTLNIASFFHSFRQATLKKATSLTQVLGTSVAPALDFDDRDSATEVLESLTLVGNSMGAAIFTPDGKIFAEFGTSAKELPVETSETIQDFNRYRIVKEIRSGDELLGFIVLDGCFTEQLDWFFQNLATSGLILVTVLSTCFLTTGYLRRKLTKPIGQLTDTVRDISESKDYARRVSYRSDDEIGYLVTEFNSMLAKIDKRDQWLNSHREMLENIVSQRTKQLRSKQAELEKKNKLLVQQIHERRTAEMIRDEVERINRHDLKSSLNLVIGYPELLLNSEEELSAEQRKYIKRIASAGYRMLDMIQFHLDMFKMEQGIYRLKTMNVDLVDLMTSLEEEMALLLNQSKVTLSIMLDGKEIEGVEELFLTGEGMLLRTMFRNLIKNAVEASNEGDSVTIAISSGPPIAVTVKNTLAVPEEIRERFFDKYVTLGKEDGTGLGTYSAKLIAETHKATIIMHSAEETGTEVTACFVDESSAA; this is encoded by the coding sequence ATGAAAAAATACCGGAACAGCATCGGGCGCAAAGTAGGCCTCGCGATTCTGGGTACGACCATTGCTGCGGTTGTGATCTCCCTGACCCTGAACATCGCCTCATTTTTCCACTCTTTCAGGCAGGCAACCCTGAAAAAAGCGACCTCGCTGACACAGGTGCTGGGTACTTCCGTTGCCCCGGCACTTGATTTTGATGACCGGGATTCTGCAACCGAAGTCCTAGAATCACTAACTCTTGTAGGTAATTCCATGGGAGCAGCCATATTTACCCCGGATGGTAAAATTTTCGCCGAATTCGGCACGTCAGCCAAAGAACTTCCGGTTGAAACGTCAGAAACAATCCAAGACTTCAACCGCTACCGCATTGTTAAAGAGATACGTTCCGGTGATGAACTTTTGGGCTTTATTGTGCTGGATGGTTGCTTCACTGAACAGCTGGACTGGTTCTTCCAGAATCTGGCCACTTCCGGTCTCATTCTGGTTACCGTATTGAGCACCTGTTTCCTGACCACTGGATATCTCCGCAGAAAACTGACTAAGCCCATAGGTCAGTTAACGGATACTGTGCGAGATATTTCCGAAAGCAAGGACTACGCCCGTCGAGTCTCCTACCGCAGTGACGATGAAATCGGCTATCTGGTCACGGAATTCAACTCCATGCTGGCCAAGATCGACAAGCGGGACCAGTGGTTGAACAGCCACAGAGAAATGCTGGAGAACATTGTTTCGCAGCGCACCAAGCAGTTACGCTCAAAACAGGCTGAACTGGAGAAAAAAAACAAGCTGCTGGTACAGCAGATTCACGAACGGCGCACCGCGGAAATGATCCGTGATGAGGTGGAACGCATCAACAGGCACGACCTCAAATCCTCACTCAACCTTGTAATCGGCTACCCGGAACTACTGCTCAACAGTGAAGAAGAGCTAAGTGCGGAGCAGCGTAAATACATCAAACGTATTGCTTCTGCAGGCTACCGCATGCTGGATATGATTCAGTTTCATCTGGATATGTTCAAAATGGAGCAGGGAATTTACCGCCTGAAAACCATGAATGTGGATCTGGTCGACCTGATGACTTCGCTGGAAGAGGAAATGGCCCTGCTGCTGAATCAATCAAAGGTAACTCTCTCCATCATGCTGGACGGCAAGGAAATAGAGGGGGTGGAAGAACTCTTCCTGACCGGGGAAGGCATGCTCCTGAGAACCATGTTCCGTAATCTGATCAAAAATGCGGTGGAAGCTTCCAATGAAGGCGATTCCGTAACCATAGCCATCAGCAGCGGCCCGCCCATAGCAGTAACCGTCAAGAATACTCTAGCGGTTCCCGAAGAGATCAGGGAAAGATTTTTCGATAAGTATGTCACACTTGGAAAAGAAGACGGGACCGGACTGGGTACATATTCCGCAAAGCTCATTGCCGAGACTCACAAGGCAACAATTATCATGCACTCTGCTGAAGAAACCGGAACAGAAGTTACAGCCTGCTTTGTGGATGAAAGCAGTGCGGCTTAG